CACCATCAACATACAACTCAACCTTATCTTCATCATCAAACCTGTTTATAACTTCTTCAAAAAACGATTTTACATCATCAAAGGTGAGTTCGGGGTACTTTTTAAGCACCCCGTCTATTGAGCCTTCTTTAAAAAGCTCTTCAAAAAACCCTTTAATCTTCATCAAGCTCTATCTCTTCCAAATAGAGCATTCTTCCACAGTTTGGACAATAGACTATCTCATCAGTCTCTTCAAGCAGTGCCAAAACCTGTGGTGTAAGCTTCATAAAACAGCCATAACAGGCTTCCTGCCTTACTGGAACAATAGCCGTTCCTTTAGCCCATCTATTGATTCTCTCATATTTTTTAAATACTTTCTTATCAATAGTTGGCAACAATTCTTCTTTTGTTTTGTTTATTTCTTTTATCTTTTCATTAATTTCCTCTCTCCTTTTATCAAACTTGTTCCTATACTCATCAAGTGTTTTAAGAAGTTGCTCATACCTATCTTCAAGTTCCTTAAGCCCCTTTTCTTTCAAAGAAAGCTCTTCTTTTAAGGTTTCTAACTTCTCTTCCAACACAGTTTTATTGGTCTTTGCTATATCTATCTCAGTATTTACAGCTTGCATCTGCTTTTCAGTTGACACGCCACTCAGTTTTATCTCCAACTTTTTAAGATTTTCAATCGTTTCTTCGAGAAGGTTCTCTTTTTCTTCTATGTCTTTCTTTACTTCCTCAATCTCTTCTCTTGCATCAGCTATTTGAACCTTCTTCGTTTCAACAACTTCTACAATCTTATCCTCTTTAGACTCAAGCCTTTTTAATTCGGCTTCTAAGGACGCTATCTCCTTATCGTACTGTTGAATATCAAGTAATTTTTTCAAGTCTGGATTCAAATTGACACCTCCTTATAAGTATTTCCACGGCAATTCATCCCTTTTTGATATAAAAATTCTAAGATTTTCAAATTTATCTTTAAGCAACTTGAATAAAATCTCTTTTGAGAATTTCTCTGTATGAAAATGCGTTGCATCAATTACATTTATACCCGTCTCTTTAGCAAAAATGGCAATATGATGTTTTAAATCCCCACTCAAAAACAGGTCAAAATCAAGCTCTTTTATATCATTAAGCAAATCCATACAACTACCAGAACATACTGCAACTTTTCTTATAGGTTTATCATCAGCTTCTATAACCTTCAGCGTATCAACGCCGAGTTTCTCCTTAACAAAATTAGCGAACTCATCAAGTGTATAATCCCTATCCAAAACACCAACTCTTAAAGGCTTATGCTCCTGAAGTACCTGAACATCTCTCAAATCAAGCAAATCACACAGATAATCGTTTAAGCCGCCCTCTGCGATATCAAGATTGGTATGAAAGGCATAAATCCCTATACCGTTCTCAACGGCTTTATAAACCACATTGAACGGATAGAAGTGGTTAAATATCTTCTTTGTTGATGAGAAAATCAATGGATGATGGGCAATTATAAGATTACAACCAAACTCAACAGCTTCATCTATCGTGCCTGTTGTTATATCTAACGCTAACAGTATGCCTTTTATGGAATTATCCTTAGGGGAAACTTGAAGGCCAGAGTTATCCCAGCCTTCCTGAAGGCTTAAAGGGAAGTATGCTTCTAAGTAACCTACTACCTCTTCTACTCTCATTAAATAAGTTGGTGGGCCCACCAGGACTCGAACCTGGGACCAACCGGTTATGAGCCGGTGGCTCTAGCCAACTGAGCTATGGGCCCCTTCAAGCTAAAAGCAAGATTAACTATACAAATTCTTTAGCTTTTGTCA
This genomic stretch from Hippea alviniae EP5-r harbors:
- a CDS encoding zinc ribbon domain-containing protein — encoded protein: MNPDLKKLLDIQQYDKEIASLEAELKRLESKEDKIVEVVETKKVQIADAREEIEEVKKDIEEKENLLEETIENLKKLEIKLSGVSTEKQMQAVNTEIDIAKTNKTVLEEKLETLKEELSLKEKGLKELEDRYEQLLKTLDEYRNKFDKRREEINEKIKEINKTKEELLPTIDKKVFKKYERINRWAKGTAIVPVRQEACYGCFMKLTPQVLALLEETDEIVYCPNCGRMLYLEEIELDED
- a CDS encoding Nif3-like dinuclear metal center hexameric protein, which translates into the protein MRVEEVVGYLEAYFPLSLQEGWDNSGLQVSPKDNSIKGILLALDITTGTIDEAVEFGCNLIIAHHPLIFSSTKKIFNHFYPFNVVYKAVENGIGIYAFHTNLDIAEGGLNDYLCDLLDLRDVQVLQEHKPLRVGVLDRDYTLDEFANFVKEKLGVDTLKVIEADDKPIRKVAVCSGSCMDLLNDIKELDFDLFLSGDLKHHIAIFAKETGINVIDATHFHTEKFSKEILFKLLKDKFENLRIFISKRDELPWKYL